The Prunus persica cultivar Lovell chromosome G8, Prunus_persica_NCBIv2, whole genome shotgun sequence genome includes a region encoding these proteins:
- the LOC18768163 gene encoding chlorophyll a-b binding protein 6, chloroplastic, which produces MASNTLMSCGIATTAFPSVLSSSKSKFATSAVQLPSVGANASSRFSMSADWMPGQPRPPYLDGSAPGDFGFDPLRLGEVPENLERFKESELIHCRWAMLAVPGILVPEALGLGNWVKAQEWAAVPGGQATYLGNPVPWGTLPTILVIEFLSIAFVEHQRSMEKDPEKKKYPGGAFDPLGYSKDPKKFEEYKVKEIKNGRLALLAFVGFVVQQSAYPGTGPLENLATHLADPWHNNIGDVIIPKGILP; this is translated from the exons ATGGCTTCCAACACTTTGATGAGCTGTGGCATCGCCACCACAGCCTTCCCTTCAGTCCTCTCATCCTCCAAGTCTAAATTTGCCACCAGTGCAGTCCAGCTCCCCAGTGTTGGTGCCAATGCCTCCTCCAGGTTCTCCATGTCCGCTGATTGGATGCCCGGCCAGCCGAGACCTCCTTATCTAGACGGCTCTGCACCCGG TGACTTTGGATTTGACCCACTTCGGCTAGGAGAAGTGCCAGAAAACTTGGAGAGGTTCAAGGAGTCTGAGCTCATTCACTGCAGATGGGCTATGCTTGCTGTT CCAGGGATTCTAGTACCAGAGGCTTTGGGATTGGGCAACTGGGTAAAGGCACAAGAGTGGGCTGCCGTTCCAGGAGGCCAAGCCACCTACTTAGGCAACCCAGTTCCATGGGGCACATTGCCCACAATTTTGGTCATCGAGTTCCTTTCCATTGCTTTTGTAGAGCACCAACGCAGCATGGAAAAGGACCCTGAGAAGAAAAAGTACCCTGGTGGAGCTTTTGACCCCTTGGGCTACTCCAAGGACCCTAAGAAGTTTGAGGAATACAAAGTCAAGGAGATAAAAAACG GCCGGCTCGCATTGTTGGCTTTTGTgggtttcgttgttcaacagTCGGCGTACCCTGGCACCGGACCTTTGGAGAATTTGGCCACTCACTTGGCTGACCCATGGCACAACAACATTGGGGACGTCATTATCCCAAAGGGGATTTTGCCTTGA
- the LOC18768496 gene encoding uncharacterized protein LOC18768496 isoform X2, with product MATTALAASLSLSFKPVCMLRSTGASEMTSKGKRARQGRPLGDFGHLGQVFRKDVEFLKRGIGSGIQWANKAFRIPEVSKTLDDIVWLRNLEDPNAPPLPAPSWPQPSYPELSGVDLFMADLKAFEAYALYFYYLSKVWSKPLPEVYDPESVGDYFRCRPHVVAFRLLEVFSSFASAAIRIRTSGIKKLLRPSLDEGINENVSQYNFGMVLKETMLNLGPTFIKVGQSLSTRPDIIGAEISKALSELHDQIPPFPRDVAMKIIEEELGSPVESLFSYISGEPEAAASFGQVYRGHTLDGFNVAIKVQRPNLRHIVVRDIYILRLGLGILQKIAKRKGDLRLYADELGKGLVGELDYTLEASNSSKFMEAHSSFPFMFVPKIFQQLSRKRVLTMEWIVGESPTDLLSVSAGSSIDNGSTYSERQRLDAKRRLLDLVKKGVEACLVQLLETGLLHADPHPGNLRYTSSGQIGFLDFGLLCQMEKKHQFAMLASIVHIVNGDWASLVNSLTEMDVIRPGTNIRRVTMDLEYELGEVEFRDGIPDVKFSRD from the exons ATGGCGACGACAGCGCTAGCAGCATCGTTGTCGCTGTCGTTTAAGCCGGTGTGCATGCTGAGGTCGACGGGCGCCTCCGAAATGACGTCGAAGGGCAAGCGTGCGAGGCAGGGGCGACCTCTGGGGGACTTCGGTCACTTGGGTCAGGTGTTTCGCAAGGACGTGGAATTTCTGAAGCGGGGGATTGGGAGTGGGATTCAGTGGGCTAATAAGGCTTTTCGAATTCCAGAGGTTTCCAAAACCCTAGATGACATCGTGTGGCTTCGCAACCTCGAAGACCCCAATGCGCCTCCATTGCCAGCTCCTTCTTGGCCTCAACCTTCCTATCCTG AACTCTCTGGTGTTGATTTGTTCATGGCTGATCTCAAGGCTTTCGAGGCATATGCTCTATACTTTTATTATCTGTCTAAGGTTTGGTCTAAGCCACTTCCTGAAGTCTATGATCCAGAAAGTGTTGGTGATTATTTCAGGTGCAGGCCCCATGTAGTGGCCTTCAGACTTCTTGAG GTATTTTCCTCCTTTGCTTCTGCTGCAATCAGAATTCGGACCTCTGGGATAAAGAAGTTGTTAAGACCAAGTTTGGATGAGGGAATTAATGAGAATGTATCACAATACAATTTTGGAATGGTGTTAAAAGAAACTATGCTAAACCTGGGTCCCACTTTTATCAAAG TTGGTCAGTCCCTTTCCACCAGGCCAGACATTATTGGTGCTGAAATTTCCAAG GCATTGTCTGAGCTGCATGATCAAATTCCTCCGTTTCCCAGGGATGTGGCTATGAAAATTATCGAAGAAGAATTAGGATCTCCTGTAGAGTCATTATTTAGCTACATTTCTGGGGAACCCGAGGCTGCAGCATCTTTTGGTCAG GTCTACCGTGGGCATACTCTTGATGGATTTAATGTTGCTATTAAAGTTCAACGGCCTAACTTGCGTCATATTGTAGTGCGcgatatatatattcttcgCCTAGGG CTTGGGATATTGCAAAAGATAGCGAAGAGAAAAGGTGACCTACGCCTGTATGCTGATGAGCTTGGGAAAGGTTTAGTTGGAGAGTTGGATTACACTTTAGAGGCTTCAAATTCTTCCAAGTTTATG GAAGCTCATTCCTCCTTTCCCTTCATGTTTGTGCcaaaaatatttcaacaatTAAGTCGTAAGAGAGTTCTGACAATGGAGTGGATTGTTGGTGAGAGTCCAACTGATTTACTCTCTGTATCTGCTGGAAGCTCTATTGATAATGGCTCTACTTATTCAGAGAGGCAAAGACTTGATGCCAAAAGACGTCTGCTTGATCTG GTTAAGAAAGGAGTGGAGGCATGCTTAGTTCAGCTCCTCGAAACAGGCTTATTGCATGCTGATCCACATCCTGGAAACCTGCGTTACACATCCTCAGGACAAATCGG gtttttggattttggcttgctttgtcagatgGAAAAAAAGCATCAATTTGCTATGCTTGCATCCATAGTGCACATAGTAAATGGAGATTGGGCATCCCTTGTTAATTCCTTGACCGAAATGGATGTCATAAGGCCAGGGACTAATATCAGGCGTGTAACTATG GATCTAGAATATGAGCTGGGAGAAGTAGAATTTAGAGATGGAATTCCTGATGTGAAGTTCAGCAGG GATTAG
- the LOC18767773 gene encoding sorbitol dehydrogenase, producing MGKGGKPDGGDGFGDASRDGVEQENMAAWLLGVNTLKIQPFKLPNLGPCDVLVRLKAVGICGSDVHHFKNMRCADFVVKEPMVIGHECAGIVEEVGSEVKHLVPGDRVAVEPGINCKRCELCKRGRYNLCSGMKFFGSPPTHGCLANQVVHPGDLCFKLPDNVSLEEGAMCEPLSVGVHACRRANVCPETNVLVMGAGPIGLVTVLAARAFEASRIVVADVNDHRLSVAKALGAHEIVKVSTNIEEVAEEVAKIKEAMGTRVDVSFDCAGFNKTMATALSATGSGGKVCLVGMGQRELTLPLTSATAREVDVIGIFRYKNTWPLCLELLRSGKVDVKPLITHRFGFSQTEVEKAFETSAGGANAIKVMFNL from the exons ATGGGTAAGGGAGGAAAGCCTGATGGAGGTGATGGCTTTGGAGATGCAAGCAGGGATGGTGTTGAACAAGAGAACATGGCTGCTTGGCTTCTTGGTGTTAACACCCTCAAAATCCAACCTTTCAAGCTCCCTAATCTCG GACCCTGTGATGTTTTAGTTCGACTCAAGGCTGTTGGCATATGCGGCAGTGATGTTCACCACTTCAAG AACATGAGATGTGCAGATTTTGTGGTGAAAGAGCCAATGGTAATTGGGCATGAGTGTGCTGGGATCGTAGAGGAAGTTGGGAGTGAGGTGAAGCATCTGGTGCCTGGTGACCGTGTGGCAGTAGAGCCCGGCATCAATTGCAAGCGATGTGAGCTATGCAAACGAGGTCGATATAATCTATGCTCCGGGATGAAGTTTTTCGGGTCCCCTCCAACTCATGGTTGCCTGGCAAATCAG gTTGTCCATCCTGGAGACCTGTGTTTTAAACTACCAGACAATGTGAGCTTGGAGGAAGGGGCAATGTGTGAGCCCTTAAGTGTTGGTGTTCATGCTTGTCGTCGGGCTAATGTCTGTCCAGAAACAAATGTTTTGGTCATGGGAGCAGGACCTATCGGACTTGTTACAGTGTTGGCTGCTCGTGCCTTTGAAGCATCTAGAATTGTCGTGGCGGATGTGAATGACCACCGTTTATCTGTTGCAAAGGCTCTTGGTGCACATGAGATTGTCAAAGTTTCCACAAATATCGAG GAGGTTGCTGAAGAAGTGGCTAAGATAAAAGAAGCTATGGGAACTCGAGTGGATGTAAGCTTTGATTGTGCAGGGTTTAATAAAACCATGGCGACAGCTCTGAGTGCTACTGGTTCCGGTGGCAAAGTTTGCCTTGTGGGAATGGGCCAGAGAGAGTTGACTCTCCCACTCACGTCAGCTACTGCCAG AGAGGTCGATGTGATTGGAATTTTCCGATACAAGAACACATGGCCCTTGTGCCTTGAATTGTTGAGAAGTGGTAAGGTTGATGTGAAGCCCCTGATAACACATCGTTTTGGATTCTCCCAAACGGAAGTGGAAAAAGCATTTGAAACCAGTGCTGGTGGAGCCAATGCCATTAAGGTCATGTTTAATCTGTAA
- the LOC18768496 gene encoding uncharacterized protein LOC18768496 isoform X1, with translation MATTALAASLSLSFKPVCMLRSTGASEMTSKGKRARQGRPLGDFGHLGQVFRKDVEFLKRGIGSGIQWANKAFRIPEVSKTLDDIVWLRNLEDPNAPPLPAPSWPQPSYPELSGVDLFMADLKAFEAYALYFYYLSKVWSKPLPEVYDPESVGDYFRCRPHVVAFRLLEVFSSFASAAIRIRTSGIKKLLRPSLDEGINENVSQYNFGMVLKETMLNLGPTFIKVGQSLSTRPDIIGAEISKALSELHDQIPPFPRDVAMKIIEEELGSPVESLFSYISGEPEAAASFGQVYRGHTLDGFNVAIKVQRPNLRHIVVRDIYILRLGLGILQKIAKRKGDLRLYADELGKGLVGELDYTLEASNSSKFMEAHSSFPFMFVPKIFQQLSRKRVLTMEWIVGESPTDLLSVSAGSSIDNGSTYSERQRLDAKRRLLDLVKKGVEACLVQLLETGLLHADPHPGNLRYTSSGQIGFLDFGLLCQMEKKHQFAMLASIVHIVNGDWASLVNSLTEMDVIRPGTNIRRVTMDLEYELGEVEFRDGIPDVKFSRVLGKIWSIAFKYHFRMPPYYSLVLRSLASFEGLAVAADKKFKTFEAAYPYVVRKLLTENSAATRKILHSVVFNKKKEFQWQRLALFLKVGAARKGLIASKADSSLGYLPLRDSGAVDVANLVLRLLPSKEGVVLRRLLMTADGASLVQAMVSKKAKFFRQQFCSVIADILYQWMFTAFGRGIATTRYSSDLRLASAHDNRDLEPSSRTPIYDYRTIFRDRRLKVIFSNVLNSARKNPILMLRFYWTSFVMFTTALALACHRALVSFSEAYLSPISFARKQYAIP, from the exons ATGGCGACGACAGCGCTAGCAGCATCGTTGTCGCTGTCGTTTAAGCCGGTGTGCATGCTGAGGTCGACGGGCGCCTCCGAAATGACGTCGAAGGGCAAGCGTGCGAGGCAGGGGCGACCTCTGGGGGACTTCGGTCACTTGGGTCAGGTGTTTCGCAAGGACGTGGAATTTCTGAAGCGGGGGATTGGGAGTGGGATTCAGTGGGCTAATAAGGCTTTTCGAATTCCAGAGGTTTCCAAAACCCTAGATGACATCGTGTGGCTTCGCAACCTCGAAGACCCCAATGCGCCTCCATTGCCAGCTCCTTCTTGGCCTCAACCTTCCTATCCTG AACTCTCTGGTGTTGATTTGTTCATGGCTGATCTCAAGGCTTTCGAGGCATATGCTCTATACTTTTATTATCTGTCTAAGGTTTGGTCTAAGCCACTTCCTGAAGTCTATGATCCAGAAAGTGTTGGTGATTATTTCAGGTGCAGGCCCCATGTAGTGGCCTTCAGACTTCTTGAG GTATTTTCCTCCTTTGCTTCTGCTGCAATCAGAATTCGGACCTCTGGGATAAAGAAGTTGTTAAGACCAAGTTTGGATGAGGGAATTAATGAGAATGTATCACAATACAATTTTGGAATGGTGTTAAAAGAAACTATGCTAAACCTGGGTCCCACTTTTATCAAAG TTGGTCAGTCCCTTTCCACCAGGCCAGACATTATTGGTGCTGAAATTTCCAAG GCATTGTCTGAGCTGCATGATCAAATTCCTCCGTTTCCCAGGGATGTGGCTATGAAAATTATCGAAGAAGAATTAGGATCTCCTGTAGAGTCATTATTTAGCTACATTTCTGGGGAACCCGAGGCTGCAGCATCTTTTGGTCAG GTCTACCGTGGGCATACTCTTGATGGATTTAATGTTGCTATTAAAGTTCAACGGCCTAACTTGCGTCATATTGTAGTGCGcgatatatatattcttcgCCTAGGG CTTGGGATATTGCAAAAGATAGCGAAGAGAAAAGGTGACCTACGCCTGTATGCTGATGAGCTTGGGAAAGGTTTAGTTGGAGAGTTGGATTACACTTTAGAGGCTTCAAATTCTTCCAAGTTTATG GAAGCTCATTCCTCCTTTCCCTTCATGTTTGTGCcaaaaatatttcaacaatTAAGTCGTAAGAGAGTTCTGACAATGGAGTGGATTGTTGGTGAGAGTCCAACTGATTTACTCTCTGTATCTGCTGGAAGCTCTATTGATAATGGCTCTACTTATTCAGAGAGGCAAAGACTTGATGCCAAAAGACGTCTGCTTGATCTG GTTAAGAAAGGAGTGGAGGCATGCTTAGTTCAGCTCCTCGAAACAGGCTTATTGCATGCTGATCCACATCCTGGAAACCTGCGTTACACATCCTCAGGACAAATCGG gtttttggattttggcttgctttgtcagatgGAAAAAAAGCATCAATTTGCTATGCTTGCATCCATAGTGCACATAGTAAATGGAGATTGGGCATCCCTTGTTAATTCCTTGACCGAAATGGATGTCATAAGGCCAGGGACTAATATCAGGCGTGTAACTATG GATCTAGAATATGAGCTGGGAGAAGTAGAATTTAGAGATGGAATTCCTGATGTGAAGTTCAGCAGG GTTCTGGGTAAAATCTGGTCCATAGCCTTCAAGTATCATTTTCGCATGCCACCGTACTATTCACTTGTTCTACGTTCTCTTGCTTCCTTCGAAG GATTAGCTGTAGCTGCagataaaaagtttaaaacaTTTGAAGCTGCATACCCTTATGTTGTTCGGAAACTTCTTACTGAAAATTCAGCTGCAACGAGGAAAATTTTACATTCG GtggtttttaacaaaaagaaggaGTTCCAGTGGCAGAGGCTTGCTCTTTTCTTAAAAGTAGGCGCAGCCAG GAAAGGTTTGATAGCATCAAAAGCTGATTCTTCCCTTGGCTATTTACCACTAAGGGACAGTGGTGCAGTTGATGTTGCAAACTTGGTCTTGAGGCTTTTACCATCCAAAGAGGGTGTTGTGCTCAGAAGACTGTTGATGACTGCA GATGGAGCTTCATTGGTCCAAGCAATGGTATCCAAGAAGGCAAAGTTCTTCCGCCAGCAATTTTGCAGTGTCATTGCAGACATTCTATATCAATGGATGTTTACGGCATTTGGACGGGGCATTGCAACAACTCGGTATAGTTCTGATCTGAGATTGGCAAGTGCGCATGACAACAGAGATCTAGAACCATCTTCCAGAACTCCCATTTATGATTACCGTACCATCTTCAGAGATCGTCGGCTCAAAGTGATTTTCTCAAATGTACTAAACTCTGCaaggaaaaatccaattttgaTGCTGAGGTTCTACTGGACTTCATTTGTAATGTTTACCACAGCTTTAGCTTTGGCTTGCCATCGTGCTTTAGTATCCTTCTCTGAAGCTTACTTGAGCCCCATATCTTTTGCTCGAAAGCAATATGCGATCCCATGA